TGACTCCTGCTGATATTTACGCACTGTTAATTCCTGTGCATTACCGTCTCAGCAGAAGAGAGATTTCCGCATTGGTGGAGGCCGGAGATGAAGAAGAATTTAAGCACATTCTGGACACCACCTATTACAAAAAGCGTTTTCCTGAGCTTGTTCCGGAAAAACTGGAAGCGTTTTATAATCTAAATTTAAAAAACATTCTGGAGACAGAGTCCAGAAAATATCCTCACTCAGTTATTATGCTGTATTCCTACCTCTATCACAAGGAGCATGAGGTAGACCGATTAACTACGGCTATTGAATGTGTCCGCTACGGACTGTCATCTGCTGAGATTTTAAAGTATATTGCAAAAACTTAATAACCGGAGGTGATTACATGATTGAGAAAATGAAATTCTTGAGTATTACCGGTCCGAAATCGGATATTGACCGTGTGGTAAATGAATATCTCTCCAAGTATGAAATTCATCTTGAAAATGCTATGGCACAGTTAAGTCAGGTACAGCACCTGTCGCCGTATATTCAGATAAATCCATATAAGGATTTATTAACCCGCATCAATGAATTTGCCGGTCAGCTCAAGGATACAGAGCACGTTCCCATACGTGATATTTCTCTGGAAGAAATCCAGCCCCTTGTGGATGTTTTGAATGAGAAAATTTCAAAAATTAACAAAAAATGTGATGAACTCAGTGAAAAACGTGCTTCTATCACAGAAGATTTAAAATGTATTACGCCTTTTCTTACCCTGCCTCAGGATTTAGATAAGCTGATACACTATCGTTTTGTTCAGGTACGTTTCGGACGTATTCCCGTAGAATATTATGAAAAATTCAAAGAATATGTTTACGATAATCTGGACACCATCTTTTTCCCCTGTCATCAGGATGATTATGTATGGGGACTTTATTTTGTCCTCTGGACAAAAATGGAACAGGTAGATGCCGTATTCTCTTCTATGCACTTTGAGCGCATTTATCTGAAAAAAGATTACTACTATGGTACTCCTCAAAAGCTTCACAACGATTTAAACACACAGTTAAATGAAATTGATAAAGAATTAAACACTTGTCATCAGGAAATTCAGGAGCTTCTAAACGGCGATGCCTCTGCTATTCTTTCTGCACAGGCTGCCTTAAATGCCCTTTCCACCAACTTTGATGTGCGAAAGGTCGCTGCCTGCGTACAGGAGCATCAGGAAACCTTCTACATTTTATGCGGATGGATGAGTGAAAAGGACAGCTCTTCTTTCATGAAAGAAATCGAAAACGACTCCAAGCTGTTCTGTGTGGTAGAGGATGACAATAATAAAATCAATTGTAAGCCGCCTACAAAGCTGAAAAATCCGAAGATTTTCAAGCCTTTTGAAATGTATATAAAAATGTATGGACTTCCTGACTATCACGAATTAGATCCTACTATTTTTGTAGCACTGACTTATTCTTTTATTTTCGGTGTTATGTTTGGAGATGTAGGACAGGGACTTTTACTGGCAATCGGGGGCTTTGCACTGTATAAATGGAAACAGGTTACACTAGGAGCTATTATTGGAACTGCAGGTATCTTCTCTACCTTCTTTGGTTTTATGTTCGGCAGTATTTTTGGCTTTGAACACACCATTGATGCTCTATGGCTAAGGCCCGTAGAAGCTATGACGCTGGTTCCCGGACTTGGACAAATGAATACTATTTTCGTTGTTGCCATTGTTTTTGGTATGTTCCTCATCCTTGTGACCATGATTTTCCACATTATCAATGCGGTACGTACTCATGACACAGAGGGTATCTGGTTTGACCAAAACTCTGTCTGCGGCCTTATTTTTTATGGAACTTTAACCGTATCTGCTCTTTTATTCCTCACAGGAAAATCACTGCCTGCTGCCATTATCTTAATTGTAATGTTTGCAGTTCCTCTTGTGGTTATCATGTTAAAAGAACCAATCACCCACATTGTGGAAAAGAAAACACCTGTAATCGAAGGCAGCAAGCCTATGTTTTTTGTACAGAGCTTCTTTGAGCTGTTTGAAATTATGTTAAGCTTTCTTTCAAACACACTTTCTTTTGTGCGTATCGGTGCTTTTGCTGTCAGCCACGCCGCTATGATGGGCGTTGTTATGATGCTTGCAGGTGCGGAAAGCGGTGGAAGCATTAACTGGCTGATTGTTATCGGAGGCAATCTCTTTGTATGTGCTATGGAAGGTCTGATTGTAGGTATTCAGGTACTTCGTCTTGAATATTATGAAATGTTCAGCCGTTTCTATAAGGGTACAGGAAAAGAATTTAAGCCATTTTTAAAACATGTAAATAAAACAAAATTCTCTGACCATACTTAATGGCGCAGACTGTTTATTATTTAGGAGGATATTATTATGACAACTATTATTCAAATTCTTACCGCAGCAGCTTTAGTTTTAAGTATTATCGTTCCTTTCGGAGCGTTCTTTCTGGGAGAAAAAACAAAAAAACGTTATAAAAAATCTCTCGCATGCAACTGCTTTTTCTTCTTCGGAAGCCTTCTTGTTGCTACTGTCGTAATGTTCAGCGGAACAGCCAGCGTTCATGCTGCAACTGCTGCCGGAACTTCTGACCTCGCAACAGGTCTTGGCTACATCGGTGCCGCTTTAGTTACCGGCCTTTCCGGCATTGGTTCAGGTATTGCCGTTGCAAGCTCTGCAAGTGCTGCTTTAGGCGCTATCAGCGAAGATGGTTCTTTATTTGGTAAATCCATGATTTTCGTAGCCATGGCAGAAGGTATTGCATTATATGGTCTGATTATTTCTTTCATGATCCTTGGTAAATTAGGCTGATTTCAATACGGAAGGATGATTTCCAATGAAAATGTTTTTAATCAGTGACAACATCGACACCTACACCGGTATGCGCCTTGCAGGCGTAGAAGGTGTGGTTGTCCACGAAAGAGAGGAGCTTCATCGTGCCTTGGAGGAAGCCATTAGCAACAAAGAAAACGGCATTATTCTCCTCACAGAAAAATTCGGAAAAGAATTTCCCGACATTATCGATGATGTGCGCTTAAATCACAAGCTTCCTCTGCTTATTGAAATCCCTGACCGTCATGGAACGGGACGGGCGCCTGACTTCATTACTTCTTATGTAAATGAAGCCATCGGACTAAAATTATGACAAGAAGGTGATGTGTATGACAACAGAAGAAAAATTGCAGCATTTCTATGAAGTTTCCATGGATACTGCCAGAGAAGAAGCGACAAAAGTATTGGATGAATACAAGGCTGCTCTGGAAACAGAAATGGAACGCCATAAACAGGAAAAGCAGGCTGCTTCTGAAAGTCAGTTCAAAATAGACTCAGACAACGCAGCCCGAGAAATCAACAAAGCACTTTCCGCAGAGCATCTCCATATTAAAAGAAAGCTTTCCAAAAAACAGCAGAAATTAAAAGAAAGTATCTTTGCTGAAGTAGAGGAATTACTGGATGACTTCTCTAAAAAGCCGGAGTATACAGACTGGCTGGAAGATAAAATCAAACAGTCCTTGGAGATTGCCGAAAACGACTCTGTACAGATTTATCTCACTGCAAAGGACTCTGCCAAGGCAGAGGAATTGACAAAACGCACCGGAATTACTCCTCTCATCTCTGAAACAGATTTTTTAGGTGGTATAAGAGCTGTTATTCCTGAAAAAAATATTTTAATTGACAATACGTTCCTTACTGCTTTTGAGAATGAAAAGGAACGTTTCAATTTCGATGGAGGATTTACCCATGAGTAAAACTGCTGAAATTTACGGCATCAATGGTCCTGTTATCTATTTAAAAGGCAACACAGGATTTAAAATGTCGGAAATGGTTTATGTAGGAGAGGAAAATCTGGTGGGCGAAGTTATCTCCCTGAAAAAGGAAGCCACAACGGTTCAGGTATTTGAGGAAACCAGCGGACTTCGTCCGGGAGAAACTGTAACTGCCAGTGGTGATGCCATTTCCGTCACACTGGGACCTGGTATTTTAAATAATATTTTTGATGGTATTCAAAGACCTCTTTCCGTTATTGCCGAACAATCCGGAAAATATATTTCCAGAGGTATGCAGGTAGACTCTCTGGATACAGAAAAACTTTGGGATGTGCATATTACTGTTTCTGAAGGTATGGAAGTCTATGGTGGAACTATTATTGCAGAAGTTCCTGAAACAGAGTCTATTGTGCATAAATCTATGGTTCCGCCAAACATTCACGGAGTAGTAAAATCCGTTGTTCCTGACGGAAAATACAATATTACTCAAACTATTGCCGTCCTGACTTTAGAAGACGGCTCTGAATATGAATTAAAACTAGCGCAGAAATGGCCGATACGAATTCCAAGACCTACAAGTAAACGTTACCCTGCTTCTAAACCACTTGTAACAGGACAGCGTATTTTGGACACTCTGTTCCCGATTGCAAAAGGCGGTACTGCTGCTGTTCCCGGCGGATTTGGTACAGGTAAAACCATGACGCAGCACCAGATTGCCAAATGGTCTGATGCCGATATTATTATTTACATCGGCTGCGGTGAGCGTGGAAATGAAATGACACAAGTATTGGAGGATTTCTCCAAACTTCATGACCCGAAAACAGGAAACGCCTTAATGGCACGTACTTCCTTAATTGCAAATACTTCAAATATGCCTGTTGCTGCCCGTGAGGCATCTATTTATACCGGTATTACCCTTGCGGAATACTACCGTGATATGGGCTATGACGTGGCAATTATGGCGGACTCTACTTCCCGATGGGCAGAGGCTTTGCGTGAATTATCCGGACGTCTGGAGGAAATGCCTGCGGAAGAAGGCTTCCCTGCTTATCTTGCATCCCGCCTTTCTGCCTTTTATGAAAGAGCCGGTATGATGCAGAATTTAAACGGTACGGAAGGTTCTGTATCCATTATCGGCGCTGTTTCCCCACAGGGCGGTGACTTTTCCGAGCCTGTAACACAAAATACCAAACGTTTTGTCCGCTGCTTCTGGGGACTGGATAAGTCTCTGGCTTATGCAAGGCATTTCCCTGCCATTCACTGGCTTACCAGTTACAGTGAATATCTGGGAGATTTATCTTACTGGTACAGTGAAAATGTTTCCCCGAAGTTTGTGGAGTACAGAAACCGCATTATGGCAATTTTAAACTCTGAAAGCAGTCTGATGGAAATCGTAAAGCTTATCGGAAGTGACGTACTTCCCGACGACCAGAAGCTGACTTTGGAAATTGCAAGAGTTATCCGTCTGGGCTTTTTACAGCAGAATGCTTTCCATCCTGACGATACCTGTGTTTCTCTGGAAAAACAGTTTAAAATGATGGAAGTTATTCTGTATTTATATAAGAAGTGCCGTGCTCTCATTGCAATGGGCATGCCAATGTCCGTATTGAAGAAGGAAAATATCTTTGAAAAAATCATTGCAATTAAATATGATGTGCCAAACGACCATCTGGAAATGATGGATGATTATAAAAAAGCTGTTAAAGATTTCTATAACACAGTAATGGAAAAGAATGGATAAGGAGGGACTGATTTATGGCAATCGAATATTTGGGCTTAAGCGAAATCAACGGCCCTCTGGTAGTTTTAGAAGGAGTAAAAAACGCCTCCTTTGATGAAATCGTAGAATTTCGTGTGGATGACGGAAGCAAAAAGCTGGGACGTATTGTAGAAATATACGAAGAAAAAGCAGTTATTCAGGTATTTGAAGGTACCGAAAATATGTCTCTTTCCAATACCCACACACGCCTCAGTGGACATCCTATGGAAGTGGAGCTTTCTCCCGATATTCTGGGACGTACCTTTAACGGTATCGGAAAACCCATTGACGGATTAGGTCCTGTCATTCCCGAAATGAAGCTGAATATTAACGGACTTCCGTTAAATCCCGTCACAAGAGAATATCCCAGAAACTTTATTCAGACAGGTATCTCTGCCATTGACGGACTGACTACTTTAATTCGTGGACAGAAGCTTCCGATTTTCTCAGGAAACGGACTTCCCCATGACCAGCTTGCAGCGCAGATTGTTCAGCAGGCATCTCTTGGAAGCAACAGCGATGAAAAATTCGCCATTGTTTTTGCTGCAATGGGTGTAAAATATGACGTAGCGGAATTTTTCCGCCGTACCTTTGAGGAAAGCGGTGTATCCGACCATGTTGTTATGTACCTGAATTTGGCAAATGACCCTGTTGTAGAACGTCTGATTACACCGAAGGTTGCTCTTACTGCTGCGGAATATCTGGCTTTTGAAAAAGGTATGCACATCCTTGTTATCCTTACAGATATCACATCCTTCTGTGAGGCCATGCGTGAGGTATCTTCCTCTAAGGGCGAAATTCCTTCCAGAAAAGGATATCCCGGATATTTGTACAGTGAACTGGCAACCCTTTATGAAAGAGCCGGTATTGTAAGAGGCGGCACAGGTTCTGTAACACAGATACCCATTCTTACTATGCCAAATGATGATATTACCCATCCAATTCCTGACTTAACAGGATATATTACCGAAGGTCAGATTGTACTTGACCGTCAGCTTCACGGACAAGCAATTTATCCGCCAATCAATGTACTGCCTTCTCTGTCACGTCTTATGAAGGACGGTATCGGTGAAGGCTTTACAAGGGAAGACCATCAAGACGTTGCAAATCAGCTTTTCTCCTGCTATGCAAAGGTAGGGGATGCCAGAGCTCTTGCATCCGTTATCGGCGAAGACGAGCTTTCACCTCTGGATAAAAAATATCTGGAGTTTGGTACTGCCTTTGAAGAAAACTTCGTGGGACAAAGAGCAGATGAAAACAGAACTATTCAGGAAACTTTAGATAAAGGTTGGGAGCTTCTTTCTATGATACCGAGAGAAGAACTTGACCGTATTGACACCAAAATTCTGGATAAATATTATCCTGAAAACGTAGAAAAGTAAAAGGGGGGATTTTGTGGATCCGAATACATTTCCCACCAAGGGAAACCTGATACTTGCGAAAAACTCTCTTGCTCTTTCAAAGCAAGGTTTTGATTTGATGGATAAGAAACGAAATATCTTAATCCGTGAACTGATGGATTTGATTGAGCAGGCAAAGGATATTCAGTCACAGATTGATGTTACCTTCCGTACTGCTTATGCTGCTCTGCAAAAGGCAAATATGGAAATCGGCATCAGTTATGTGCAGGAAATCTCCAGAACCGTACCTGTGGAAAACTCCATTTCCATAAAAACACGAAGCGTTATGGGTACGGAAATTCCTCTGGTGCGTTCTGAACCGTCTTCTGATGAGCCTACCTATTCCTACTATGGAACAAAAGCATCTCTTGATGAAGCTCACGCTGCTTTTGAAAAGGTAAAGGATTTAACTATCCGCTTGTCTATGGTGGAAAATTCTGCTTACCGACTGGCTGTTAATATCAAGAAAACACAGAAACGTGCCAATGCACTGAAAAACATCACAATCCCCAAATACGAGGCGCTTACAAAGAGCATCTCAAACGCATTGGAAGAAAAAGAGCGAGAAGAATTTACCCGCTTAAAGGTTATTAAAAGAATGCAGGGGAATTAAAACAGAGACCATTTTGACGAATTTATTTCCGTGAAAATGGTCTCTTTCTTTTTATTTCTTATTCCAATTCTTCTTTAATGGTATTATAAATCACCCAATTTGTGGCATCTATGCGAATTCTTTTATCACCTATCGGTGCATCATCAGCATTATCAGAGCAATACCCATATACCAGAGAAGCGTTTTCGGAAAATTCCTCCCACTTATCCTCAGAAAGACGTGTCATGGGAATTTCCCATAATTTCTCATATTCTTCTTCCTGTCCCTTTGGAATGACATCACTGACCTTTTTATCTGCCCACAAGGCTAAATGCTCATCTGCTTCATAATCATATCTTCGCATATCACTGTCTAATAACGTGCCAATCATATCAAAATCAGTCACATTATCCGTTGTTTTCCCAAAAGACTGTTCCATATTTTTCCGAACTTCATTCATATCTGTATCATCTGGATACATCACATCAATTCGGTGCAATTTCTGTGTTTTACCGCTGACTGTCATATCCATAAAGTTAAAACTGATGTGGTCCGTCTTTGCTCCAAATATTTCCCGTCCGTCTCGAAGCATAAATGCAGAGCCGTAAGTACCCTCCTGTATGTCGTCTAAATCATCTCGCTCTACCTGATATGCTTCCATAGTTTCTTCCATAGTCATTCCCCAAGGTGTATTTTCCAGTTCAAAATGCTCATTTTTTGCCTTGTTGCAGCTACATAAAAGCAATGCGACGGTTCCTGTTAAGAAAAATAAAGATACCTTTTTCATCATATCCCCTTCCTTACACTAAACATCTCAGATTTCAAATTTCTTACTACTTTTTTATCTAATCTATTGCTCATATATATACTACCACAATTATTATTTACATTTCAACCTGACGTATAATTTCTTTGTACAATATAATAATTAACAATAAAAGCTATCGCATAAAGCATCTGGCATATCTATACACTTTAATCAATAAATGTATAAATATTATCCAGATGCTTTCTACAACAGCTTCTTACATCGTAATCGTAAATTTACTTCCCACTCCCGGTGTACTTTCTACATCAACCTTAGCTCCCAAATACATGCAGCCATGTTTTACAATAGAAAGCCCCAGTCCTGTACCGCCGATTGCCTTTGAATGGCTCTTATCCACACGATAAAATCTTTCAAATACTCGAGACTGTTCTCCCTCAGGTATTCCAATTCCTGTGTCTTCCACTGAAATTTCTACTTTATTATTTTCTTCTTTCAATGTGACCGTCAAACTTCCACCCTGTTTATTATATTTTAACCCATTTTCACAGAGATTGAAGAGAACTTCATCTAAAATCATTCTTACTGTAGACACTTGAACATGAGATCCTTCCAGATAAAGTTTAACATCCTTTTCCTTTGCACTATGTTCTATACGGTGAAGAACCTCTTTAGAAAGCTGGTACAAATCCACCTGTTCTTTTTGATAAACAATTTCTCCTTCATCCAACTGAGAAATCTTAATTACATCATTTACCAGTGTAATTAATCTCTGTGCTTCTTTAAAAATACGACTGGCAAACACTTTTGTATCCTCAGGTTTTACAAATCCATCCTTAATAATTTCTGCAAAGCCTGAAATAGACGTAAGGGGTGTTTTCAATTCATGAGAAACATTTGCAGTAAACTCCCTGCGTAATTGCTCTCCTCGCATACGTTCTGTTACATCAAGAATAATAATAACTGCTCCTGTTACTTCCTTGCCCTGCCATACAGGATTAGCTGCAATCTGGCAGCTTCTTTCTGGGAATTCCATCATTCTAACTGTATGATGGCCTTCCAGCACCTGTTCTACAATACCCTGAAATTCTTCACTTCTATTTAGTGTTAAAATACTCTGTCTTCCCTGCCATTTAGAATCACCTAAAAGCTTCAGTGCACTGGAGTTATAAGATAATACTTCTGTATGCTTATCAATAACTAAAAATCCTTCTTCCATATTTTCTGTAATTAAAGAAAATTCTTCCTGTTGCTTTCTGGCATCTTCAATCTCACGATGAAGAGACTTTTGCTGTCTGCTAATTTTACTTAAGAGTGGTGTCAACTCATCATATACCTGATTATCCTCCGGATGTTCCAAATCAAGGGCATTGATAGGCTCTGTAATTTTCTTTGAAAGACGAAAAGCTAATAACGCTGACAAACCTACCATAAAAATCAAGATAATCAAAATAGGCTGTACCATTCCTCCTAAAAGCCCCGGAATATTATACTGAACACTGGATACTCTCAATACTTTTCCATCTGCCATTTTCATTGCATAATATAGCGTTTTTTCTGATAACGTATCTGATTTTCTTACTGCCGTACCAGATCCCGTTTTTAATGCTTTTTGAATTTCTGAGCGATTTTCATGATTATCCATATCATCTTCATCTGCTACACTGTCAAAAAGAACGGTTCCATCTTCATCAATATATGTGACACGTTCTGTCTGGGGAGGCAGTCTATCAAAAGCTTCCATTCCCTCTTTTTCCACTGCAATAGCCAAATAGGCTGCTTCTGTTTTTAGTTCTTTTGCCAGCTGCTTTCCAAAATAATGATATAAAATCCCCATAATCAATCCGGAGCCTGCAAAAAGGACAATCATGGAAACTAAAAGCATAGACTTGAAAATTCTTTTTGTCATTCTTCCCCTCCTACCTTATATCCTATACCTCGAACAGTCTCAATATATCGTCCGGCCTCTTTCAGTTTCTGACGAAGTGTTCTAATATGAACATCTACTGTTCTGCTTTCTCCATCAAACTGATATCCCCATATTTTATCCAAAAGCTGTGCCCTGGAAAACACAATCCCTGGATTTGATAAGAACAGCAATAAAAGCTCAAACTCCTTCATGGTAAGAGTAACTTCTTCTCCTTTTACCTTTACCAGATGACGCTTCTTTGAAACATATAATTCTCCCAAAACGTATTCTTCATCATCCTGAGGCTGTTCCTGACCACCCCTGCGAAGCAGTGCTTTCACTCTGGAAACCAACTCCATCATACGGAATGGTTTGGGAATATAATCATCTGCTCCGCCATCAAGACCTTTTACAACATCATATTCACTGCCCTTTGCCGTCAGCATGGCAATGGGAATATTTTTCGTTTCTTTCTTTTTACGAAGTTTCTGTAAAATTTCCAGTCCATCTTCCTCCGGCAGCATAATGTCCAAAAGCACTAAATCCGGAATTTTCTTTTCCATCGCATGCCAAAAATCAGAGGGATACGCAAATCCCTCTGCCACAAGCCCTTGACCATTTAAGGTATACACCAATAACTCTCTGATACTTTCATCATCTTCTACTAAATAAATCATCCTATTATCCTCTGTCTGCTTCATGCTTTCCTGTTATTGAGTACTCTACCCACTGGGCAATGTTTTCTGCGTGATCTCCAATTCTTTCCAAATACTTGGCAATCATAATTAAATCAATGTAATATTCTGCCTGCTGAGCATCCTTTTTCATCATATTTGGAAGCTCCTGTTTTACTTTTAAGAACAGATTGTCTACTACATCATCATATTCTACAACCTTTGCCGCAGC
The DNA window shown above is from Blautia hansenii DSM 20583 and carries:
- a CDS encoding ATP synthase subunit C; this translates as MTTIIQILTAAALVLSIIVPFGAFFLGEKTKKRYKKSLACNCFFFFGSLLVATVVMFSGTASVHAATAAGTSDLATGLGYIGAALVTGLSGIGSGIAVASSASAALGAISEDGSLFGKSMIFVAMAEGIALYGLIISFMILGKLG
- a CDS encoding ATP-binding protein, with the translated sequence MTKRIFKSMLLVSMIVLFAGSGLIMGILYHYFGKQLAKELKTEAAYLAIAVEKEGMEAFDRLPPQTERVTYIDEDGTVLFDSVADEDDMDNHENRSEIQKALKTGSGTAVRKSDTLSEKTLYYAMKMADGKVLRVSSVQYNIPGLLGGMVQPILIILIFMVGLSALLAFRLSKKITEPINALDLEHPEDNQVYDELTPLLSKISRQQKSLHREIEDARKQQEEFSLITENMEEGFLVIDKHTEVLSYNSSALKLLGDSKWQGRQSILTLNRSEEFQGIVEQVLEGHHTVRMMEFPERSCQIAANPVWQGKEVTGAVIIILDVTERMRGEQLRREFTANVSHELKTPLTSISGFAEIIKDGFVKPEDTKVFASRIFKEAQRLITLVNDVIKISQLDEGEIVYQKEQVDLYQLSKEVLHRIEHSAKEKDVKLYLEGSHVQVSTVRMILDEVLFNLCENGLKYNKQGGSLTVTLKEENNKVEISVEDTGIGIPEGEQSRVFERFYRVDKSHSKAIGGTGLGLSIVKHGCMYLGAKVDVESTPGVGSKFTITM
- a CDS encoding V-type ATP synthase subunit A, which gives rise to MSKTAEIYGINGPVIYLKGNTGFKMSEMVYVGEENLVGEVISLKKEATTVQVFEETSGLRPGETVTASGDAISVTLGPGILNNIFDGIQRPLSVIAEQSGKYISRGMQVDSLDTEKLWDVHITVSEGMEVYGGTIIAEVPETESIVHKSMVPPNIHGVVKSVVPDGKYNITQTIAVLTLEDGSEYELKLAQKWPIRIPRPTSKRYPASKPLVTGQRILDTLFPIAKGGTAAVPGGFGTGKTMTQHQIAKWSDADIIIYIGCGERGNEMTQVLEDFSKLHDPKTGNALMARTSLIANTSNMPVAAREASIYTGITLAEYYRDMGYDVAIMADSTSRWAEALRELSGRLEEMPAEEGFPAYLASRLSAFYERAGMMQNLNGTEGSVSIIGAVSPQGGDFSEPVTQNTKRFVRCFWGLDKSLAYARHFPAIHWLTSYSEYLGDLSYWYSENVSPKFVEYRNRIMAILNSESSLMEIVKLIGSDVLPDDQKLTLEIARVIRLGFLQQNAFHPDDTCVSLEKQFKMMEVILYLYKKCRALIAMGMPMSVLKKENIFEKIIAIKYDVPNDHLEMMDDYKKAVKDFYNTVMEKNG
- a CDS encoding response regulator transcription factor — encoded protein: MIYLVEDDESIRELLVYTLNGQGLVAEGFAYPSDFWHAMEKKIPDLVLLDIMLPEEDGLEILQKLRKKKETKNIPIAMLTAKGSEYDVVKGLDGGADDYIPKPFRMMELVSRVKALLRRGGQEQPQDDEEYVLGELYVSKKRHLVKVKGEEVTLTMKEFELLLLFLSNPGIVFSRAQLLDKIWGYQFDGESRTVDVHIRTLRQKLKEAGRYIETVRGIGYKVGGEE
- a CDS encoding V-type ATP synthase subunit E — its product is MTTEEKLQHFYEVSMDTAREEATKVLDEYKAALETEMERHKQEKQAASESQFKIDSDNAAREINKALSAEHLHIKRKLSKKQQKLKESIFAEVEELLDDFSKKPEYTDWLEDKIKQSLEIAENDSVQIYLTAKDSAKAEELTKRTGITPLISETDFLGGIRAVIPEKNILIDNTFLTAFENEKERFNFDGGFTHE
- a CDS encoding V-type ATP synthase subunit B, whose protein sequence is MAIEYLGLSEINGPLVVLEGVKNASFDEIVEFRVDDGSKKLGRIVEIYEEKAVIQVFEGTENMSLSNTHTRLSGHPMEVELSPDILGRTFNGIGKPIDGLGPVIPEMKLNINGLPLNPVTREYPRNFIQTGISAIDGLTTLIRGQKLPIFSGNGLPHDQLAAQIVQQASLGSNSDEKFAIVFAAMGVKYDVAEFFRRTFEESGVSDHVVMYLNLANDPVVERLITPKVALTAAEYLAFEKGMHILVILTDITSFCEAMREVSSSKGEIPSRKGYPGYLYSELATLYERAGIVRGGTGSVTQIPILTMPNDDITHPIPDLTGYITEGQIVLDRQLHGQAIYPPINVLPSLSRLMKDGIGEGFTREDHQDVANQLFSCYAKVGDARALASVIGEDELSPLDKKYLEFGTAFEENFVGQRADENRTIQETLDKGWELLSMIPREELDRIDTKILDKYYPENVEK
- a CDS encoding V-type ATP synthase subunit D, whose protein sequence is MDPNTFPTKGNLILAKNSLALSKQGFDLMDKKRNILIRELMDLIEQAKDIQSQIDVTFRTAYAALQKANMEIGISYVQEISRTVPVENSISIKTRSVMGTEIPLVRSEPSSDEPTYSYYGTKASLDEAHAAFEKVKDLTIRLSMVENSAYRLAVNIKKTQKRANALKNITIPKYEALTKSISNALEEKEREEFTRLKVIKRMQGN
- a CDS encoding V-type ATP synthase subunit F; translation: MKMFLISDNIDTYTGMRLAGVEGVVVHEREELHRALEEAISNKENGIILLTEKFGKEFPDIIDDVRLNHKLPLLIEIPDRHGTGRAPDFITSYVNEAIGLKL
- a CDS encoding V-type ATP synthase subunit I, with product MIEKMKFLSITGPKSDIDRVVNEYLSKYEIHLENAMAQLSQVQHLSPYIQINPYKDLLTRINEFAGQLKDTEHVPIRDISLEEIQPLVDVLNEKISKINKKCDELSEKRASITEDLKCITPFLTLPQDLDKLIHYRFVQVRFGRIPVEYYEKFKEYVYDNLDTIFFPCHQDDYVWGLYFVLWTKMEQVDAVFSSMHFERIYLKKDYYYGTPQKLHNDLNTQLNEIDKELNTCHQEIQELLNGDASAILSAQAALNALSTNFDVRKVAACVQEHQETFYILCGWMSEKDSSSFMKEIENDSKLFCVVEDDNNKINCKPPTKLKNPKIFKPFEMYIKMYGLPDYHELDPTIFVALTYSFIFGVMFGDVGQGLLLAIGGFALYKWKQVTLGAIIGTAGIFSTFFGFMFGSIFGFEHTIDALWLRPVEAMTLVPGLGQMNTIFVVAIVFGMFLILVTMIFHIINAVRTHDTEGIWFDQNSVCGLIFYGTLTVSALLFLTGKSLPAAIILIVMFAVPLVVIMLKEPITHIVEKKTPVIEGSKPMFFVQSFFELFEIMLSFLSNTLSFVRIGAFAVSHAAMMGVVMMLAGAESGGSINWLIVIGGNLFVCAMEGLIVGIQVLRLEYYEMFSRFYKGTGKEFKPFLKHVNKTKFSDHT